One region of Leptospira bandrabouensis genomic DNA includes:
- a CDS encoding LA_1326/LA_4305 family lipoprotein encodes MKLYRIFSLLILSLTLNSCATGVKSRSLLFRSNEFAIYTVARDKISIKSETAVAKTFAHPVEITEEKVLDLLGNIRFREESSYGDVNQYVFEEKEIKEFALDLVDGLQKLKPDQILLVISKYNPVRSVVSHYSRTGFYIWSTDTSIEILFGELQKEISYDEQGNYFDWSNIPDIPFEHFPTSTYILQGPGFSFKKVSGFRNKHWLVFDKADLAKLKFEKRKKTTVPEVKNSVDADLKSEKRISRDDEEGIINGD; translated from the coding sequence ATGAAACTCTATCGAATTTTCTCTTTACTCATTTTATCCCTAACTTTGAATTCCTGTGCAACAGGTGTTAAGTCTAGGTCTTTACTGTTTCGTAGTAACGAGTTTGCGATTTACACGGTAGCTCGAGACAAAATCAGCATAAAGTCAGAGACTGCTGTTGCAAAAACTTTTGCCCATCCAGTGGAAATCACGGAGGAAAAGGTTTTAGACTTACTTGGCAACATCCGGTTTCGTGAAGAAAGTTCTTATGGAGATGTAAACCAATATGTCTTCGAAGAAAAAGAAATCAAAGAATTCGCATTGGATCTTGTCGATGGTTTACAAAAATTAAAACCGGACCAAATCCTCCTTGTGATTTCTAAATACAATCCAGTTCGTTCTGTTGTATCTCATTATTCAAGAACTGGATTTTACATTTGGTCTACAGATACTTCCATAGAAATTCTATTTGGAGAACTTCAAAAAGAAATTTCCTACGATGAACAAGGAAACTATTTTGATTGGTCCAATATTCCTGATATTCCTTTTGAACATTTTCCCACATCAACATACATTTTACAAGGACCTGGCTTTTCCTTCAAAAAAGTTTCGGGATTCCGCAACAAACATTGGTTAGTGTTTGATAAAGCTGATTTAGCGAAATTAAAATTTGAGAAACGAAAGAAAACTACGGTTCCTGAAGTGAAAAATTCTGTAGATGCGGATCTTAAATCAGAAAAAAGAATTTCTCGTGACGACGAGGAAGGGATCATCAACGGAGATTAA
- the rho gene encoding transcription termination factor Rho gives MASRKQEEIQVNPPEEPTEYTNGIMDQDDASEPPKQFKKKKNRYEGPIPPPLDLVELKKKNINELADLAKGLGVENTHGLKKQNLMFALLQAQTEKDGQVHAAGVMERLPDGYGFLRSPDYNYVPGPDDIYVSPSQIKLFGLRTGDTVTGLIRPPKEAERFFAMLRVESINGFPVEVAQKRNLFDNLTPLYPNERINMEFDPSHLDTRVIDLMCPIGKGQRALIVAPPRTGKTVLMQSIANAITRNHPEIFLIVLLIDERPEEVTDMARHVKGEVVSSTFDEPAQRHVQVAEMVIEKAKRLVEHGKDVVILLDSITRLARAYNQVVPTSGKILSGGVDSNALHKPKRFFGAARNIEEGGSLTIIATALIDTGSRMDEVIFEEFKGTGNMEIHLDRKLADKRIFPAIDINRSGTRKEELLLSQDTLTRVFILRKVLSPMSITESMELLIEKMRGAKTNDQFLASMNTN, from the coding sequence ATGGCATCACGCAAACAAGAAGAAATCCAAGTTAATCCTCCAGAAGAACCAACTGAATATACAAACGGCATCATGGACCAAGACGATGCTTCCGAACCACCGAAACAATTTAAGAAAAAAAAGAATCGTTATGAAGGTCCAATTCCTCCTCCACTTGATTTAGTCGAACTCAAGAAAAAAAACATCAACGAACTGGCTGACCTTGCCAAAGGTTTGGGAGTCGAAAATACTCATGGTTTGAAAAAACAAAACTTGATGTTTGCTCTTCTCCAAGCACAAACCGAAAAAGATGGACAAGTGCATGCTGCAGGGGTGATGGAAAGACTTCCTGATGGGTATGGATTTTTACGATCACCTGACTACAATTATGTGCCAGGTCCAGATGATATTTATGTATCTCCTTCTCAAATTAAATTGTTTGGTCTACGCACTGGTGATACAGTTACAGGACTTATCCGACCACCAAAAGAAGCGGAACGATTTTTTGCCATGTTACGTGTGGAATCCATTAACGGTTTCCCTGTGGAAGTGGCGCAAAAAAGAAATTTATTCGATAACCTAACACCACTTTATCCAAACGAAAGAATCAATATGGAGTTTGATCCAAGCCATTTGGACACTCGAGTGATTGATCTTATGTGTCCGATTGGAAAAGGACAAAGAGCTCTTATCGTTGCCCCTCCAAGAACTGGTAAAACCGTTCTTATGCAATCCATCGCCAATGCCATCACTCGCAACCACCCAGAAATTTTTCTCATTGTCCTTCTTATCGATGAACGTCCGGAAGAAGTAACAGACATGGCTCGCCATGTAAAAGGAGAAGTGGTGAGTTCTACCTTTGATGAACCAGCACAACGCCACGTCCAAGTGGCTGAGATGGTCATTGAAAAAGCAAAACGACTTGTGGAACATGGAAAGGATGTGGTCATCCTCCTCGACTCCATCACAAGGCTTGCCCGTGCTTACAACCAAGTAGTTCCTACTTCGGGAAAAATCCTTTCTGGTGGTGTGGACTCCAATGCTCTCCACAAACCAAAACGTTTTTTTGGGGCAGCAAGGAATATCGAAGAGGGTGGGTCACTCACCATCATCGCGACAGCACTTATTGACACCGGTTCCCGTATGGATGAGGTGATTTTTGAGGAATTTAAGGGAACGGGAAATATGGAAATCCATTTGGACCGAAAACTCGCCGACAAACGAATTTTCCCTGCCATTGACATCAACCGCTCGGGCACAAGGAAAGAGGAACTCCTACTTTCGCAAGATACCCTCACTCGAGTCTTTATCCTTCGAAAAGTACTTTCTCCTATGAGTATCACCGAAAGTATGGAACTATTGATTGAAAAAATGCGTGGCGCGAAGACCAACGACCAATTCCTCGCCAGCATGAATACGAACTAA
- a CDS encoding helix-turn-helix domain-containing protein has translation MKFESLYRHFLLTKATHLPVISEEGELLGLLSKDRVHRELSDLGREREDLDEIPLEILERELHENLILYFKESPQIPVIGLDGEKKDNWDKPRFLAAFSKLDSANIRDPKLEEIESKLEKKKDNADSVQWFMELILSHFPDGLLATDVTGATVFYNETFENDILTKPLFRDSLQLAEKYLHNLNREVLATYLKEHDLSLGKDADTSVLHTNITELRTNLRIITLKKEKKVVGFLYHFSPSLFSQSLGNRDSEFPNLEEAFLSKLPLETVLEEMESHYIHKSLKRNSNNISHTATELGVPRTTLQNRIRFLKLSERFQNEAKVKTVIPRKRSEKPVEKPKKNTETRNLPPSKKTKTIQKPVKSEKKATKGKKQSPKPKQARKKTKKRR, from the coding sequence GTGAAGTTTGAATCACTTTATCGTCATTTTTTGCTGACTAAGGCCACCCATCTTCCCGTAATCTCGGAGGAAGGAGAGTTACTTGGTCTTCTTTCCAAAGATCGTGTCCACCGCGAATTGTCCGATTTAGGACGAGAAAGAGAAGACTTAGACGAAATCCCTTTAGAGATATTAGAAAGAGAACTTCATGAAAATCTGATTTTGTATTTTAAAGAATCACCCCAGATTCCTGTCATCGGTCTTGATGGCGAAAAAAAAGATAATTGGGATAAACCAAGGTTTCTTGCCGCCTTTTCCAAATTAGATTCTGCAAACATTCGTGATCCGAAACTCGAAGAAATCGAATCCAAACTCGAAAAGAAAAAAGACAATGCAGATTCTGTGCAGTGGTTTATGGAATTAATTCTATCCCATTTCCCTGATGGGCTTTTGGCAACAGATGTTACTGGCGCTACTGTTTTTTATAATGAAACCTTTGAAAATGATATTCTCACAAAACCTTTGTTCCGTGATTCATTACAGTTGGCTGAAAAATACCTTCATAACCTAAACCGGGAAGTCTTAGCCACTTATCTAAAAGAACATGATTTGTCTTTAGGTAAAGATGCGGACACAAGTGTATTACATACAAACATCACTGAACTTCGGACAAACCTTCGTATCATTACTTTAAAAAAAGAAAAAAAGGTAGTTGGGTTTTTATACCATTTTTCTCCTTCTTTATTTTCCCAATCATTGGGGAATAGAGATTCCGAATTTCCAAATTTAGAAGAGGCATTTCTTTCTAAACTTCCCCTCGAAACAGTTTTGGAAGAAATGGAATCACATTACATACATAAGTCGCTAAAAAGAAATTCTAATAATATTTCACATACAGCAACAGAACTTGGTGTTCCAAGAACAACCTTACAAAACCGTATCCGTTTTTTAAAACTTTCAGAACGGTTTCAAAATGAAGCGAAGGTTAAAACGGTAATTCCGCGAAAACGTTCGGAAAAACCAGTCGAGAAACCCAAAAAAAACACGGAAACACGAAATTTGCCACCTTCAAAAAAGACTAAAACCATTCAGAAACCAGTGAAATCTGAGAAAAAAGCGACTAAAGGTAAAAAACAGAGCCCAAAACCTAAACAAGCTAGAAAAAAGACAAAAAAAAGACGTTGA
- a CDS encoding LL-diaminopimelate aminotransferase has protein sequence MTQINENYLKLKAGYLFPEIGRRVKAYSEANQNAKIIRLGIGDVTLPLAPTIVNAMVEAAKEMGSSAGFHGYGPEQGYSFLIQKIIAHDYTARGVQIAEDEVFVSDGSKCDCGNIQEIFSLDSKIAVVDPVYPVYVDTNVMAGRTGEVGSDGRYANIIYMPATEENNFEPDFPKEKPDIIYLCYPNNPTGMVATKARLTEWVNFAKKIGSIILYDSAYESFIQDPEIPKSIYEIPGAKEVAMEFRSFSKTAGFTGTRCAYLVIPKDLKGKTKAGEEISFNSLWNRRHTTKFNGVSYVTQKGAEAVFSVQGQVEIKEQISYYMQNAKLIREGLATAGYTVFGGTNAPYIWLKTPKGLKSWEFFDELLGKAQVVGTPGSGFGPAGEGYFRLSAFGKREDVISAIERIQKM, from the coding sequence ATGACTCAGATAAATGAAAACTATTTAAAATTGAAAGCAGGATATTTATTCCCTGAAATTGGAAGAAGGGTAAAGGCTTATTCAGAAGCCAACCAAAACGCAAAAATCATTCGCCTTGGGATTGGCGATGTGACTTTACCACTCGCTCCAACGATTGTGAATGCAATGGTGGAAGCTGCCAAAGAGATGGGAAGTTCCGCCGGTTTTCATGGGTATGGCCCAGAACAAGGATATTCTTTTCTCATCCAAAAAATCATTGCTCATGATTATACGGCCCGTGGAGTTCAAATTGCAGAAGACGAAGTATTTGTCTCTGACGGATCCAAATGTGACTGCGGAAACATTCAAGAAATCTTTTCTTTAGATAGTAAAATCGCCGTGGTGGATCCCGTGTATCCGGTGTATGTGGATACAAACGTGATGGCAGGTCGTACGGGAGAAGTGGGTTCAGACGGAAGGTATGCGAATATCATTTATATGCCTGCCACAGAAGAAAATAATTTTGAACCAGACTTTCCAAAAGAAAAACCAGATATCATTTATCTATGTTACCCGAATAACCCAACCGGAATGGTGGCAACTAAGGCGCGTCTTACGGAATGGGTGAACTTCGCTAAAAAAATTGGTAGTATCATTCTATATGATTCGGCTTATGAATCTTTCATTCAAGATCCAGAAATTCCCAAATCCATTTATGAAATTCCTGGTGCTAAAGAAGTGGCTATGGAATTTAGATCTTTTTCTAAAACCGCTGGATTTACAGGAACACGTTGTGCCTACCTTGTGATTCCGAAAGACCTAAAAGGAAAAACCAAAGCAGGGGAAGAAATCAGTTTCAATTCTCTTTGGAATCGTCGCCACACCACCAAATTTAATGGAGTGTCTTATGTGACTCAAAAAGGAGCAGAGGCAGTGTTTTCGGTACAAGGCCAAGTGGAGATCAAAGAACAAATTTCCTACTATATGCAAAATGCAAAACTCATCCGAGAAGGTTTGGCGACGGCAGGATACACCGTATTTGGTGGAACGAACGCTCCTTACATTTGGTTAAAAACTCCGAAAGGTCTCAAATCTTGGGAATTTTTTGACGAACTTCTGGGAAAAGCTCAAGTGGTGGGAACTCCTGGATCGGGATTTGGGCCGGCTGGAGAAGGGTATTTCCGACTTTCTGCCTTCGGAAAGCGGGAAGATGTGATTTCTGCGATAGAACGAATCCAAAAAATGTAA
- the pyrB gene encoding aspartate carbamoyltransferase translates to MYSYSHKNILDTLQFSKEDLNFLIEKTNRMSVLHETGEAFGILNGKLLASLFFEASTRTRMSFEAAMERLGGRLISTVGFQFSSISKGETLYDTMKMIEAYVDIAVIRHPVEGSSRIAAGAVNIPVINAGDGAGQHPTQALLDLYTIVSEKGKIDGLNIAFIGDLKYGRTIHSLINLLRHYPVHLYLISPEELRLPEKYKKNLEGFPMTWEETTDIKAFWDADVAYVTRIQEERFPDHREYEKLKDIYKVNKELVLASKKDTTILHPLPRVNELSTDIDDLPNAAYFRQAKYGVVVRMALLCLSLGVKFD, encoded by the coding sequence ATGTACTCCTATTCCCACAAAAACATCTTAGACACCTTACAATTTTCCAAAGAAGACCTGAATTTCCTCATCGAAAAAACCAACCGTATGAGTGTCCTACACGAAACGGGAGAGGCCTTCGGTATCCTAAACGGGAAACTCCTGGCTTCTTTATTTTTCGAAGCCAGTACCCGAACCAGGATGAGTTTTGAAGCGGCTATGGAAAGGTTGGGAGGGAGACTGATCTCAACCGTCGGATTTCAATTTTCCTCCATCTCGAAGGGAGAAACTCTCTACGATACCATGAAGATGATTGAAGCGTATGTGGACATTGCTGTCATTCGCCATCCCGTAGAAGGATCTTCTCGAATCGCAGCAGGTGCTGTGAATATTCCTGTGATCAATGCAGGAGATGGTGCCGGCCAACACCCTACCCAAGCCCTTCTGGATTTATACACCATTGTATCCGAAAAAGGAAAAATCGATGGTTTAAACATTGCATTTATTGGGGATTTAAAGTATGGACGCACCATCCATTCTCTCATCAATCTCTTAAGACATTACCCAGTACATTTGTATCTCATAAGCCCGGAAGAGTTAAGGCTACCCGAAAAATACAAAAAAAACTTAGAAGGTTTTCCTATGACTTGGGAAGAAACCACCGACATCAAAGCATTTTGGGATGCGGATGTTGCTTATGTGACAAGGATCCAAGAAGAACGTTTCCCGGATCATAGAGAATATGAAAAATTAAAAGATATCTACAAGGTGAATAAGGAATTGGTTCTTGCTTCTAAAAAAGACACAACCATTCTGCACCCACTCCCTAGGGTGAATGAACTTTCTACAGATATTGATGATCTTCCCAATGCAGCATACTTCCGTCAGGCGAAATATGGTGTGGTTGTTCGTATGGCCTTACTTTGTCTCAGTCTCGGAGTGAAATTTGACTAA
- a CDS encoding DUF2203 domain-containing protein has product MTKKIWTLTEAREVLPLVRDITREYYLRASILADDVRNKMLPENVLESKEDEISEIVKHWTNEILAMHIDVKGLWLVDFDHGSGFYCWTWGEEDVLYEHGYHEGFRSRKLIEENKEEDDSDK; this is encoded by the coding sequence TTGACTAAAAAGATTTGGACTTTAACGGAAGCAAGAGAAGTCCTACCACTTGTGCGAGACATTACAAGGGAATACTATTTAAGAGCCAGTATTCTTGCTGATGATGTTCGTAACAAAATGTTACCAGAAAATGTTTTAGAATCAAAAGAAGATGAAATTAGTGAAATTGTAAAACATTGGACAAACGAAATTTTGGCAATGCATATCGATGTCAAAGGTTTGTGGTTGGTAGATTTTGACCACGGCAGCGGTTTTTACTGTTGGACCTGGGGCGAAGAAGACGTGTTATACGAACACGGTTATCATGAAGGATTTAGATCGAGAAAACTCATAGAGGAAAATAAAGAAGAAGATGACTCAGATAAATGA
- the rpmE gene encoding 50S ribosomal protein L31: protein MKTDIHPKYVASKIKCACGTVIDTRSTAGDISVEICSNCHPFFTGKSKLVDTTGRVDKFKKKYKMK, encoded by the coding sequence ATGAAAACTGACATACATCCAAAATACGTTGCTTCAAAAATTAAATGCGCTTGTGGTACAGTGATCGATACAAGATCCACTGCTGGGGATATCAGTGTGGAAATTTGTTCCAACTGCCATCCATTCTTTACTGGAAAATCCAAATTAGTGGATACTACAGGCCGCGTAGACAAGTTCAAGAAAAAATACAAAATGAAGTAA
- a CDS encoding UbiX family flavin prenyltransferase: MKLVVGLAGASGSIYAARFLRALYELEGETYITASPAALRIFSEEYETKVESVEEILSFVESKWKPQTKHKFHVRNFFDIGSDIASGSNTWDGMVVIPCSMKTVASMSQGLTENLIERAADVSLKERRRLIVVPRETPYNRIHLKNLLNLDEAGAIILPASPGFYQMPKTLDDLGDFIAGRILGLLGVNQTLFPKWLG, from the coding sequence ATGAAACTTGTTGTTGGACTTGCCGGTGCCAGTGGCAGTATTTATGCGGCAAGGTTCCTCCGTGCTCTCTATGAATTGGAAGGGGAAACTTACATCACAGCAAGTCCTGCGGCGTTACGGATTTTTTCCGAAGAGTATGAGACAAAGGTGGAGTCTGTTGAAGAGATTCTTTCTTTTGTAGAATCCAAATGGAAACCACAAACCAAACATAAGTTTCATGTTCGTAATTTTTTTGATATTGGATCTGATATTGCGAGTGGTTCGAACACTTGGGATGGAATGGTTGTAATCCCTTGCAGTATGAAGACAGTAGCATCTATGTCGCAAGGACTCACGGAAAATTTAATTGAAAGAGCCGCCGATGTTTCGCTGAAAGAACGAAGGAGACTCATTGTAGTCCCAAGGGAAACTCCTTATAACCGCATTCATCTTAAAAATCTTTTAAATTTAGATGAAGCAGGAGCAATTATTCTTCCTGCTTCCCCTGGATTTTATCAAATGCCAAAAACATTAGACGACTTGGGAGATTTTATCGCAGGAAGGATCCTCGGACTTCTTGGGGTGAACCAAACACTCTTTCCTAAGTGGTTGGGGTAA
- a CDS encoding adhesin OmpL37 family surface protein: MGKWKFILFLALVVGHISHISAVSPEQTNLGILIFENKENLNFINVALSNLAPSQEEAQSSTQPGAETQTPDPSKKNLDFDYFKLLKAANQSDFSGNMWYLQSNYVYGFRQLRQAQGELKNIFEIVLQKYIEDARALLEAAAPTIIRSNDNNAKALLRLGFRDLRSSEDLYTTGLNSSPHQYRYKLTLYKEGILTLRRAKRFAILAMIYSKTPDEDKPEYQYRSNEDLKEARNEEKQRNYEKVRDTLINFIENKRMERTIVPPGNPDAKPLDLLEQHDDNYGLITSKKLDLLMEANAQIKETEGARRESVPPTPKFDENGKAIYPEEKKK; the protein is encoded by the coding sequence ATGGGAAAATGGAAATTCATCCTCTTTTTGGCATTGGTTGTGGGTCATATCTCACATATCAGCGCAGTATCACCAGAACAGACGAATCTGGGGATTTTAATCTTTGAAAACAAAGAAAACTTAAATTTTATCAACGTCGCTCTGAGTAATTTGGCTCCTTCCCAAGAAGAGGCACAAAGTTCCACCCAACCAGGTGCAGAAACGCAAACTCCAGATCCTTCCAAAAAGAATTTGGATTTTGATTATTTCAAACTTCTAAAGGCAGCCAACCAATCTGACTTTAGCGGAAACATGTGGTATCTGCAAAGTAACTATGTATACGGATTTCGCCAACTTCGCCAAGCACAAGGGGAACTAAAAAATATTTTTGAAATTGTCCTTCAAAAGTATATCGAAGATGCAAGAGCATTACTCGAAGCCGCAGCTCCTACGATCATCCGCTCCAATGATAATAACGCCAAAGCATTGTTACGTCTAGGTTTTCGTGACCTTCGTTCTTCAGAAGATCTTTACACAACAGGTCTCAATTCTAGCCCACACCAATACCGATACAAACTCACTCTATATAAAGAGGGGATTCTTACGTTGCGACGTGCCAAACGTTTTGCCATCCTTGCAATGATCTATAGCAAAACACCTGATGAGGATAAACCAGAATACCAATACAGGTCTAATGAAGATTTAAAAGAAGCTCGTAACGAAGAAAAACAACGTAATTACGAAAAGGTGAGAGATACACTCATCAACTTTATAGAAAACAAACGGATGGAAAGAACCATTGTTCCACCAGGAAATCCTGATGCAAAACCTTTGGATTTATTGGAACAACATGATGACAATTACGGACTCATCACTTCCAAAAAATTGGACCTACTTATGGAAGCCAATGCGCAAATCAAAGAGACAGAAGGTGCAAGACGAGAGTCAGTTCCTCCAACTCCAAAATTTGATGAAAACGGAAAAGCTATCTACCCAGAAGAAAAGAAAAAATAA
- a CDS encoding UbiA-like polyprenyltransferase translates to MNFLKNLVLYAKMVKFSHTLFALPFAGISFLLAYLESTLDTGDLLRIGALVLVCMVSARSAAMGFNRYVDSEIDEKNPRTQNREIPSGKISKLSALLFIGLSAFIFIFASFFVNKLAFLLSFPALFVLFLYSLTKRFTLFCHLVLGFAISMAPLGAWIAITETINIIPVLFSIGLLFHISAFDVLYAIQDMDFDAKEKLHSIPAKLGENKSRIIAIILHTLSLVFFILAGTNAELGFMYFFILSVIGILIMYEHKISFKYKGKDLPLIFFQINSWISVVLFLAILFDKWNEFLLKISSGISF, encoded by the coding sequence ATGAACTTCTTAAAAAACCTAGTCCTCTACGCTAAAATGGTCAAATTTTCTCACACACTCTTTGCCTTGCCCTTTGCAGGGATTAGTTTCCTGCTAGCCTACCTAGAATCCACTTTGGATACGGGGGACTTACTCCGAATCGGGGCACTAGTCCTCGTTTGTATGGTCAGTGCACGGAGTGCGGCAATGGGTTTCAATCGATATGTGGATTCGGAAATTGATGAAAAAAACCCCCGCACCCAAAACAGGGAAATTCCTTCGGGAAAAATTTCCAAACTTTCGGCCCTTCTCTTTATTGGTTTATCTGCTTTTATTTTTATCTTCGCGAGTTTTTTTGTAAACAAACTGGCCTTCCTACTTTCCTTCCCGGCTCTTTTTGTTTTATTTCTGTATTCACTGACAAAACGTTTTACCCTTTTTTGCCATTTGGTATTAGGATTTGCTATTTCCATGGCACCACTTGGCGCTTGGATTGCCATTACTGAAACTATCAATATCATTCCTGTTTTGTTTTCGATAGGTTTGTTATTTCATATTTCCGCATTTGATGTGTTATATGCAATCCAGGATATGGATTTTGATGCCAAAGAAAAACTTCATAGTATTCCTGCTAAACTTGGTGAGAACAAATCCCGAATCATTGCTATCATTTTGCATACTTTGTCTTTGGTGTTTTTTATATTAGCTGGAACCAATGCCGAGTTAGGATTTATGTATTTTTTCATCCTTTCTGTGATTGGCATTTTGATTATGTATGAACACAAAATTTCCTTTAAATACAAAGGAAAAGATTTACCTCTTATTTTTTTCCAAATCAATTCTTGGATCAGTGTAGTATTATTTCTCGCCATTTTATTTGATAAGTGGAACGAGTTTTTATTAAAAATTTCATCGGGTATAAGTTTTTAA
- a CDS encoding iron-sulfur cluster assembly scaffold protein, with amino-acid sequence MAVMDFARYKEINDQRMNYREMEDATVVSYYRNTGCGDGYRIYLKLNENQVVEDASYTTTGCGFGIVALAMATEYAKGKSISDLKTLTPETLETLFEFPERRKNYPESAVAALKKAVEDYESGQGVPKENRITKAQTMELLHKQGHLREAKLSSVMLEKEKLDGVDFSGADLHNAFLQNSSFVGANFQGANLKASFFNGADLRNANFRGADLRFAKLASAKIDGADFTDAIYDIGTRVDHSQMYIFDVMKKAGKDLYLKKEDGE; translated from the coding sequence ATGGCAGTAATGGACTTTGCTCGCTACAAGGAAATCAACGACCAAAGGATGAATTACCGTGAGATGGAAGACGCTACCGTCGTCTCCTATTACCGCAACACAGGTTGCGGAGACGGATACCGCATCTATTTAAAGTTAAACGAAAACCAAGTTGTGGAAGACGCAAGTTACACCACAACAGGTTGTGGGTTTGGGATTGTTGCGCTGGCAATGGCAACCGAGTATGCCAAAGGCAAATCCATCTCTGATTTAAAAACCCTTACCCCAGAAACCCTCGAAACGTTATTTGAATTCCCAGAACGTCGGAAAAATTATCCAGAGTCTGCCGTGGCTGCTCTCAAAAAAGCAGTGGAAGATTATGAATCGGGCCAAGGTGTTCCTAAAGAAAACCGAATCACCAAAGCACAAACGATGGAACTTCTTCACAAACAAGGCCACCTAAGGGAAGCTAAGTTATCCAGTGTTATGTTGGAAAAAGAAAAATTAGACGGGGTCGATTTTTCCGGCGCTGACCTTCACAATGCCTTCCTTCAAAATTCTAGTTTTGTGGGCGCCAACTTCCAAGGTGCCAACCTAAAAGCTTCGTTTTTTAATGGCGCAGATTTACGAAACGCCAATTTCCGCGGTGCTGATTTGCGTTTTGCAAAACTTGCTTCGGCCAAAATTGATGGTGCTGATTTTACTGATGCCATTTATGATATTGGAACCCGGGTAGATCACAGCCAAATGTACATCTTTGATGTGATGAAAAAAGCGGGTAAAGATTTATATCTAAAAAAAGAGGATGGGGAATGA
- a CDS encoding STAS domain-containing protein gives MLIQSHRQENHLLLSIQRDVLMENSREFYQEFEKAIESKNFGKLTMDFHSVKFLDSSGIGAVIKASSALHNRGVEIFVTNLNKNLNSVFRLSGLNHILSILTLDEYLSKFPEFQKTLEA, from the coding sequence ATGTTGATTCAAAGCCACCGTCAGGAAAATCACCTTCTACTATCAATCCAAAGGGATGTCTTGATGGAAAACTCGAGAGAGTTTTACCAAGAATTTGAGAAGGCGATTGAAAGTAAAAATTTCGGAAAATTGACGATGGATTTTCATTCTGTAAAGTTTTTAGACTCGAGCGGAATTGGAGCTGTGATCAAAGCATCTTCGGCCCTGCACAACCGTGGTGTAGAAATTTTCGTAACCAATTTGAACAAAAATCTAAACTCAGTCTTTCGACTTTCTGGGCTCAATCATATTCTTTCCATTCTGACGTTGGACGAATACCTTTCAAAATTTCCGGAGTTTCAAAAAACTCTCGAGGCATAA
- a CDS encoding acyl-CoA thioesterase gives MVDTIQNKLRDMELVTQHLVQPDDLNYHNNLFGGKMLSWIDEGMAMYVMNKIRYTNIVTMSMDNVVFRSPARAGDIIQIYGKIVKYGKSSVTSRTLAITNNPQTGKMSAVIESDITYVCLGDNGKPTAYFRNFTPTT, from the coding sequence ATGGTCGATACGATTCAGAACAAACTTCGCGATATGGAACTGGTCACCCAACATCTGGTCCAACCTGACGATTTGAACTACCATAACAATCTTTTTGGGGGAAAAATGCTCTCCTGGATCGATGAGGGAATGGCAATGTATGTGATGAATAAAATTCGTTATACCAATATTGTCACCATGAGTATGGACAATGTGGTGTTTCGATCCCCTGCTCGTGCCGGAGATATCATTCAAATCTACGGAAAAATCGTAAAATACGGAAAATCTTCTGTGACTTCCCGGACTTTGGCCATTACAAACAATCCCCAAACAGGAAAAATGTCTGCTGTGATCGAAAGTGATATCACCTATGTATGTTTAGGTGACAATGGGAAACCAACAGCTTACTTTAGAAACTTTACCCCAACCACTTAG